One uncultured Draconibacterium sp. genomic window, CTGATTAGTATTTGGTGTAGTTGTTAATCCACCTTTTTCGGGTGCGCCATTACTTAAGTACAATTTTACCGGCAAAGCACCGGGATTGGGATAATCCTCGTACGCAGTTGGATGATCGCGTTCATCATGTTCGCGCACAATCCATGCTTTTGGGTCGTTTTCAACACCATTGTCTATCCCAAATAAATAACGGGTAAACCAGCGGTTCATCAATGTAATGGGCGGTGGTCCGCCGTGGCCATTCTGATGGTAATAAATTTGTGTTGGCAATCCTTTGGCTTTTGCAGCTTCGTAAATTCGCAAACTGTGCTCGGGCACAACATTCCAATCGTTAAAACCATGCGACATTAACAAGGCAGCTTTCATTGGTTCCATATCATTCAAATAATCGCGGCCGGCCCAAAAATCGTTGTAATCACCAGTTTTACGATCCATTCCGTTTTTCATTTCGGTATCGCGCACATGTTCACGGGCATACGCTCTTTTATCCAAATCTCCGCTATGAATAAAATCGAAAAGTACATCAATGTCTTCACCCAGATATCCACCCGGCGAGCGTACTAGACCATTCGAGCGGTAATAATGATAGTACGATGTATTTGGTGCCACCGGAATAATGGCTTCCAATCCCTCAACACCGGTTGTGGCGGCAGCTAACGGAAGTGTTCCATTGTACGATGTTCCGGTCATTCCAACTTTCCCGGTACTCCAGTAAGCAGTTACTTCTTCTTTGCCGGTGCGGGTTAAATATCCCTTTGCCCGACCGCAAAGCCAGTCAATTACAGCTTTGGGTGCCAACGATTCGTTGTCGCCACCCACAGTAGGCGATCCATCGGATAATCCGGTGCCGGGCGAAGAGGAATGAACCACTATGTAACCTCGGGGAACCCATGTACTTACATGCCCTTTTGATATTATTGGACGCTCTCCCCTTCGTTCAATTTCGGGAGGATGAACATGCTGTTTTGGGTCTTCACCCAATTCCTGGTTTACATCCCAAAACAAATCCGGATCGTTTCCGGCAGTTCCTGCAAAATAAGGACTTGAGTTGTATACAACCGGCAACTTTAGCCCTTCCGTTTCAGTCTGACGCGGACGTGTAACATCCACGTGCATCCGGTCAGGTTTTCCATCACCATCGCTATCGAATTCTGTTTCCACCCAAAGGTCTTCCCGAATCCACATATCCGGATCTTCGAATGCCTTTACAATCTGGGCTTCTCCATTTTCGAAAACAGGTAATGCAC contains:
- a CDS encoding Xaa-Pro dipeptidyl-peptidase → MKKTILLIAGVYFVAGLMAQDKQGALPVFENGEAQIVKAFEDPDMWIREDLWVETEFDSDGDGKPDRMHVDVTRPRQTETEGLKLPVVYNSSPYFAGTAGNDPDLFWDVNQELGEDPKQHVHPPEIERRGERPIISKGHVSTWVPRGYIVVHSSSPGTGLSDGSPTVGGDNESLAPKAVIDWLCGRAKGYLTRTGKEEVTAYWSTGKVGMTGTSYNGTLPLAAATTGVEGLEAIIPVAPNTSYYHYYRSNGLVRSPGGYLGEDIDVLFDFIHSGDLDKRAYAREHVRDTEMKNGMDRKTGDYNDFWAGRDYLNDMEPMKAALLMSHGFNDWNVVPEHSLRIYEAAKAKGLPTQIYYHQNGHGGPPPITLMNRWFTRYLFGIDNGVENDPKAWIVREHDERDHPTAYEDYPNPGALPVKLYLSNGAPEKGGLTTTPNTNQRTETLVDNYSFSSEALAKAENTEHRLLYVSPVLKEDVHISGKTKITIKAASSKPAVNLSVYLVSLPWTEKRRDAKITDNLITRGWADLQNYKSLTESEPLEPGKFYEMTFELQPDDQIIPAGQQIGLMIFSSDKEFTLHPQPGTKLTVDLDATSIEIPVVGGSESFKKATN